In one window of Halomarina pelagica DNA:
- a CDS encoding NUDIX domain-containing protein, giving the protein MSVYEESRAQVGAVIRRLAEEHGEFEVIDKTWEHPRTRHEAIVERYENGGLGGGGVWLTNERGEVLLVRNVGDDGWADPGGKVEPGETHERAAKREVREEAGVDCRITGVLEVHWIENRCVEGDAPAVCEAIVIFTGKYVDGKPRPREGEIAEVGWFSAPPEEVLYEEVRTRSYSEIE; this is encoded by the coding sequence ATGTCGGTCTACGAGGAGAGCAGAGCGCAGGTCGGCGCGGTGATACGCCGTCTGGCCGAGGAGCACGGGGAGTTCGAGGTCATCGACAAGACGTGGGAGCACCCACGCACCCGGCACGAAGCCATCGTCGAGCGCTACGAGAACGGCGGACTCGGCGGGGGCGGAGTGTGGCTGACCAACGAACGGGGAGAGGTACTGCTCGTTCGCAACGTCGGCGACGACGGATGGGCGGATCCGGGCGGAAAAGTCGAACCCGGCGAGACGCACGAGCGGGCCGCGAAGCGGGAAGTCAGAGAGGAGGCGGGCGTCGACTGTCGGATAACGGGCGTCCTCGAAGTCCACTGGATAGAAAACCGGTGCGTCGAGGGCGACGCTCCCGCCGTCTGTGAGGCCATCGTGATCTTCACCGGGAAGTACGTCGACGGAAAACCCCGCCCTCGTGAGGGCGAAATCGCCGAGGTAGGGTGGTTCTCCGCGCCACCCGAGGAGGTCCTGTACGAGGAGGTACGGACGAGGTCGTACTCGGAGATCGAGTAA
- the leuS gene encoding leucine--tRNA ligase — protein sequence MSDYDPHAVEEKWRERWAEKGTYEADPTDDPDPTFVTVPYPYPSGGMHIGHARTYTVPDVYARYRRLRGDTVLFPIAWHVTGTPIVGAVERLKSGEEKQLSLLRDTYEVPEETLEELETPMGFARYFIENHYKKNMKALGLSIDWRREFTTNDERYSKFITWQYETLRDRGLLEKGLHPVKYCTRENNPVTTHDLLEGEEAEFQDYTLIEFEWEASGDEKSAVVPMATLRPETVYGVTNAFVNPDAEYVRASVDGEPWVVSREAVEKLRLQAREVEVEEAFAGERLVGERVANPVTDEAVPVLPASFVDPDNATGVVMSVPAHSPDDWVALREAKADAEGMAAHGLDPEAVRAIEPRAILTVEGYGEFPARDAVEERGIESSADPRLAEATREVYNREFHAGVLGEQYGEYAGEVVEDVREALKREFVDRGAFTSMYEFTEEVICRCGGEVEVAEQETWFLRYDDPDWKTEAHEAVEGLTAIPENTREQYDHTIDWLNEWPCIRNYGLGTRLPWDPDFVIEPLSDSTIYMAYYAIVHRLRDVPPEDLTREFFDTLFYGREAVENPDDRALALREEWDYWYPVDVRCSANDLIANHLTFYLFHHAELFDRPNWPRGITVMGMGLLEGEKMSSSKGHVVLPAAAIEEYGADTVRFFLLNSAEPWQDYDWRDDAVGDVRDQLTRFYARAEAVIEADAPDERPDLRDVDRWLLSKLAATVADVTRAMDGFETRTASQAAFYNFEEHLRWYRRRAGSGEAGIADLDRAGARWTLREVLRTRLRLLAPFVPFLANELHERLTGEPATEWPAAVEAWRDERSEFREALIARLADDVRDIVEVTGTDPERVRIAVADDWKRDVFDAVVERALADDAERATAPDVGAVMGEVMADPDLRERGEAVNRLVGDLAEAVRGREAATVDAMREVDERAVYADASDFLEREFDAEIEVTVEADADFERAGRATPFRPAIHIE from the coding sequence ATGAGCGACTACGACCCGCACGCCGTAGAGGAGAAGTGGCGCGAGCGGTGGGCGGAGAAGGGGACCTACGAGGCCGACCCCACGGACGACCCCGACCCGACGTTCGTCACCGTCCCCTACCCCTACCCGTCGGGGGGGATGCACATCGGGCACGCCCGGACGTACACCGTGCCGGACGTGTACGCGCGCTACCGCCGCCTGCGGGGGGACACGGTGCTCTTTCCCATCGCGTGGCACGTGACCGGCACGCCCATCGTGGGGGCCGTAGAGCGCCTGAAGAGCGGCGAGGAGAAGCAGCTCTCGCTGCTCCGGGACACCTACGAGGTGCCCGAGGAGACGCTGGAGGAACTCGAGACGCCGATGGGGTTCGCCCGGTACTTCATCGAGAACCACTACAAGAAGAACATGAAGGCGCTCGGGCTCTCGATCGACTGGCGGCGGGAGTTCACTACCAACGACGAGCGCTACTCGAAGTTCATCACCTGGCAGTACGAGACCCTGCGCGACCGCGGGCTGCTCGAGAAGGGTCTCCACCCGGTGAAGTACTGCACCCGCGAGAACAACCCCGTCACGACCCACGACCTGCTGGAGGGCGAGGAGGCGGAGTTCCAGGACTACACGCTGATCGAGTTCGAGTGGGAGGCGAGCGGCGACGAGAAATCGGCGGTCGTCCCGATGGCGACCCTGCGCCCGGAGACGGTGTACGGCGTGACGAACGCGTTCGTGAACCCCGACGCGGAGTACGTCCGGGCGAGCGTGGACGGGGAGCCGTGGGTCGTCTCCCGCGAGGCGGTCGAGAAGCTCCGGCTGCAGGCACGCGAGGTCGAGGTCGAGGAGGCGTTCGCGGGCGAGCGGCTGGTCGGCGAGCGCGTCGCGAACCCCGTCACGGACGAGGCGGTGCCCGTGCTCCCGGCGTCGTTCGTCGACCCGGACAACGCGACGGGCGTGGTGATGTCCGTCCCGGCGCACAGCCCCGACGACTGGGTGGCGCTGCGGGAGGCCAAGGCCGACGCCGAGGGCATGGCGGCCCACGGCCTCGATCCCGAGGCGGTGCGGGCGATCGAACCCCGCGCGATCCTGACCGTCGAGGGGTACGGCGAGTTCCCGGCCCGCGACGCCGTCGAGGAGCGGGGCATCGAGTCCTCTGCCGACCCGCGGCTGGCTGAGGCCACGCGGGAGGTGTACAACCGCGAGTTCCACGCGGGCGTGCTCGGCGAGCAGTACGGCGAGTACGCGGGCGAAGTCGTCGAGGACGTCCGCGAGGCGCTGAAGCGGGAGTTCGTCGACCGCGGCGCGTTCACCTCGATGTACGAGTTCACCGAGGAGGTGATCTGCCGCTGCGGCGGGGAGGTCGAGGTGGCAGAACAGGAGACGTGGTTCCTGCGGTACGACGATCCCGACTGGAAGACGGAGGCCCACGAGGCGGTCGAGGGGCTCACGGCGATCCCCGAGAACACCCGCGAGCAGTACGACCACACGATCGACTGGCTGAACGAGTGGCCCTGCATCCGCAACTACGGGCTGGGCACGCGCCTGCCGTGGGACCCCGACTTCGTCATCGAACCGCTGTCGGACTCGACGATCTACATGGCCTACTACGCGATCGTCCACCGACTGCGCGACGTCCCGCCGGAGGACCTGACGCGGGAGTTCTTCGATACGCTGTTCTACGGGAGGGAAGCCGTCGAGAATCCGGACGACCGCGCGCTCGCCCTGCGCGAGGAGTGGGACTACTGGTATCCCGTCGACGTCCGCTGTTCCGCGAACGACCTCATCGCGAACCACCTGACGTTCTACCTGTTTCACCACGCCGAGCTGTTCGACCGGCCGAACTGGCCGCGGGGGATCACCGTCATGGGCATGGGGTTGCTCGAGGGCGAGAAGATGTCCTCCTCGAAGGGCCACGTCGTCCTCCCGGCGGCGGCCATCGAGGAGTACGGCGCGGACACCGTCCGGTTCTTCCTGCTCAACAGCGCCGAACCGTGGCAGGACTACGACTGGCGAGACGACGCCGTCGGCGACGTGCGCGATCAACTGACCCGTTTCTACGCCCGCGCGGAGGCGGTGATCGAGGCCGACGCCCCCGACGAGCGTCCCGACCTGCGGGACGTCGACCGCTGGCTGCTCTCGAAGCTCGCGGCGACCGTCGCGGACGTGACCCGCGCGATGGACGGCTTCGAGACGCGCACCGCGAGCCAGGCGGCCTTCTACAACTTCGAGGAGCACCTGCGGTGGTACCGCCGGCGGGCGGGCTCCGGGGAGGCCGGGATCGCGGACCTCGACCGCGCGGGGGCACGCTGGACGCTCCGCGAGGTGCTCCGCACCCGCCTCCGCCTGCTCGCGCCGTTCGTCCCGTTCCTCGCGAACGAACTCCACGAGCGGCTGACGGGCGAGCCGGCGACCGAGTGGCCCGCGGCGGTCGAGGCGTGGCGTGACGAGCGAAGCGAGTTCCGCGAGGCACTGATCGCCCGCCTCGCGGACGACGTTCGCGACATCGTCGAGGTGACGGGCACCGACCCCGAGCGCGTCCGGATCGCCGTCGCCGACGACTGGAAGCGCGACGTGTTCGACGCCGTGGTCGAGCGGGCGCTCGCGGACGACGCCGAGCGCGCGACCGCCCCCGACGTCGGCGCGGTCATGGGCGAGGTGATGGCGGATCCCGATCTACGCGAGCGGGGCGAGGCGGTGAACCGGCTGGTGGGCGACCTGGCTGAGGCGGTCCGCGGGCGCGAGGCGGCGACGGTCGACGCCATGCGCGAGGTCGACGAGCGGGCGGTCTACGCCGACGCGTCGGACTTCCTCGAACGCGAGTTCGACGCGGAGATCGAGGTGACCGTCGAGGCGGACGCCGACTTCGAGCGGGCGGGACGGGCGACGCCCTTCCGTCCTGCGATCCACATCGAGTGA